One Geoalkalibacter subterraneus genomic window carries:
- the recJ gene encoding single-stranded-DNA-specific exonuclease RecJ, translating to MAGDLEKKWVSREEKLEKEDVEQAQAVIDAIMSGNPYLDPLIARLLYLRGISSAEQAQNFLHGNLSSLPCPDEMKGMKKAAARIADAVINKEKISIHSDFDCDGITSAACLMTFFKMLGANASYSIPSREEGYGLSEEAIRQCAAEGTRLIISTDCGITAHKEAEIAHSLGVTLLVTDHHRPPDTLPKAYSIINPHQHDCPFPFKDLAGVGVAFFLAGAIRRELRQRGWFEGQAEPPLKPLLPFLAIGTIADLVPLKGINRVLVEAGLGVLQTNPPIGFSALCQAAGVKKISCGSIAFNIAPRLNASGRLESASLGVELLLTQDEQQAQSIARQLDALNRERQRIEDLTLEKAIRRIDQGETGQRTIVLADPTFHPGVIGICCSRLIEKYHRPSILIALDQDQGKGSGRSITNFHLYDSLKQCSEFLDGFGGHKAAAGLKIQRKNIAAFAHAFDDLALSSLSEEDMIPRAFYDDHLPLEMCTVERAAGLELLQPHGMENPTPCFICKQVTADNVRVVGEKHLSFIAQQNGSRVRCIAFGMAQRAQEIQQGSFDILFSLGINEWRGERSAQLEIKDIKKG from the coding sequence ATGGCTGGAGATTTAGAGAAAAAATGGGTCTCAAGAGAAGAAAAGTTAGAGAAAGAGGACGTTGAGCAAGCGCAGGCTGTAATCGACGCCATAATGTCGGGCAACCCTTATCTTGACCCTTTGATCGCACGCCTGCTTTATTTGCGCGGCATCTCTTCTGCTGAACAGGCACAGAATTTTCTGCACGGAAATCTGTCCTCTCTGCCATGTCCTGATGAAATGAAAGGGATGAAAAAGGCTGCTGCGCGGATTGCAGATGCGGTTATAAACAAGGAAAAAATCAGCATACATTCCGACTTCGATTGCGACGGAATTACCAGTGCCGCCTGCCTGATGACCTTTTTCAAGATGCTGGGGGCCAATGCCTCCTACTCTATCCCTTCGCGTGAAGAAGGATACGGTCTTTCAGAAGAAGCTATCCGTCAATGCGCCGCTGAGGGTACACGGCTTATCATTTCAACCGATTGTGGCATCACTGCTCACAAAGAAGCCGAAATCGCGCACTCTCTCGGGGTCACACTCCTGGTGACTGATCATCATCGTCCTCCGGACACCCTTCCCAAGGCCTATTCCATCATCAACCCTCACCAACACGACTGCCCTTTCCCTTTTAAAGATCTGGCAGGCGTTGGAGTTGCCTTTTTTCTCGCCGGCGCCATTCGCAGAGAGCTTCGTCAGCGCGGCTGGTTTGAAGGCCAGGCGGAGCCTCCTCTCAAGCCCCTGCTTCCCTTTCTCGCCATAGGCACAATTGCGGACTTGGTTCCCCTGAAAGGGATCAACCGCGTCCTTGTCGAAGCGGGACTTGGAGTTTTGCAGACAAATCCCCCTATCGGCTTCTCCGCACTGTGCCAGGCCGCAGGGGTGAAAAAGATATCCTGCGGCAGCATTGCCTTCAATATTGCTCCGCGGCTAAATGCAAGCGGCCGGCTGGAATCGGCTTCTTTGGGAGTAGAGCTTTTGCTGACGCAGGACGAACAGCAGGCACAAAGCATCGCCAGGCAACTCGATGCCTTAAATCGAGAGCGTCAAAGAATTGAGGATCTGACTCTTGAAAAAGCAATTCGGCGCATTGATCAAGGGGAGACGGGACAGAGAACAATTGTGCTGGCCGACCCCACTTTCCATCCTGGTGTAATTGGTATTTGCTGCTCTCGGCTTATAGAGAAGTACCATCGCCCCTCCATCCTAATCGCTCTTGATCAGGACCAAGGAAAAGGCTCTGGGAGATCAATTACCAACTTTCACCTTTATGATTCCCTGAAGCAGTGCTCAGAATTTCTGGACGGATTCGGGGGGCATAAAGCTGCAGCAGGGCTTAAAATCCAGCGAAAGAATATTGCCGCCTTCGCCCATGCCTTTGATGATCTGGCCCTGTCTTCTCTCTCCGAAGAAGACATGATCCCACGGGCTTTTTACGACGATCATCTTCCACTTGAGATGTGTACCGTTGAGCGTGCTGCAGGTCTGGAACTTCTGCAGCCTCATGGCATGGAAAATCCAACCCCCTGCTTTATCTGTAAGCAGGTTACGGCAGACAACGTGCGGGTGGTGGGAGAAAAACATTTATCGTTCATCGCACAGCAAAATGGCAGCCGAGTGCGTTGCATCGCCTTCGGTATGGCGCAAAGAGCCCAAGAAATACAGCAGGGTTCGTTTGATATTTTGTTTAGCCTGGGAATCAACGAGTGGAGAGGAGAGCGCTCTGCTCAACTGGAAATAAAAGACATCAAGAAAGGATAG